The following proteins come from a genomic window of Candidatus Protochlamydia phocaeensis:
- the dnaK gene encoding molecular chaperone DnaK, which yields MSESQTKKGRIIGIDLGTTNSCVAVMEGGTPKVIASAEGTRTTPSVVAYKGNERLVGIPAKRQAVTNPENTITSSKRFIGRKYQEVLNEIKTVPYKVTSNSNGDAVFEIQGKIVTPEEIGAQILIKMKETAEAYLGEKVTEAVITVPAYFNDSQRQSTKDAGRIAGLDVKRIIPEPTAAALAYGLDKEKTDKKIAVFDLGGGTFDISILEIGDGVFEVLSTNGDTHLGGDDFDNEILKWMLETFKQEHGIDLRNDKMALQRLRDAAEKAKIELSGVQQTEINQPFITMDASGPKHLTMTLTRSKLESLTHHLVERTREPCLKALKDAGLSKDDIGEVILVGGMTRMPAVQEVVKTIFGKEGHKGVNPDEVVAVGAAIQGGVLTGVVKDVLLLDVTPLTLGIETLGGVMTPLVERNTTIPTQKKQIFSTAADNQPAVTIRVLQGERKMANDNKEIGRFDLADIPPAPRGMPQVEVAFDIDADGILHVSAKDLSSGKEQKIRIEAQSGLQEEEIKRMVRDAELHAEEDKKRKEEVEIRNEADSLAFRAQKALDEYKDKVPQDVANDVANKIDAVKKALESNDVARIRAAKDDLEKHMQHIGEAMAKAGQHPGGSQQAGAGSSFTGGEGQHQGPGGQQQQQQRQPGGKSPDDIEEAEVEIIDDNKP from the coding sequence ATGAGCGAAAGTCAAACAAAGAAAGGACGAATTATCGGAATTGACTTGGGAACAACTAACTCTTGCGTAGCCGTCATGGAGGGAGGAACACCCAAAGTCATTGCGTCCGCTGAAGGAACTCGTACAACCCCATCTGTCGTTGCTTATAAGGGCAATGAGCGTTTAGTCGGGATCCCTGCTAAGCGCCAAGCCGTCACCAATCCGGAAAATACCATTACCTCTTCCAAGCGCTTTATCGGGCGCAAATATCAGGAAGTGCTCAATGAAATTAAAACCGTGCCTTACAAAGTGACGAGCAACAGCAACGGCGATGCTGTTTTTGAAATTCAAGGCAAGATTGTGACGCCGGAAGAAATTGGCGCACAAATTCTTATTAAAATGAAGGAAACAGCGGAAGCCTATTTGGGCGAGAAAGTGACAGAAGCTGTCATTACGGTTCCCGCTTACTTCAATGATTCCCAGCGCCAATCAACAAAAGATGCCGGCCGCATCGCCGGTTTGGATGTCAAGCGCATTATCCCTGAGCCAACTGCTGCTGCGCTTGCCTATGGCCTGGACAAAGAAAAAACAGATAAGAAAATCGCCGTTTTCGACTTAGGTGGCGGAACATTCGATATTTCCATTTTGGAAATCGGCGACGGCGTCTTCGAAGTGCTGTCCACAAACGGGGATACCCATTTGGGCGGAGACGACTTCGACAATGAAATTCTAAAGTGGATGCTTGAGACTTTTAAACAAGAACACGGCATTGACTTGAGAAATGACAAAATGGCCCTTCAGCGTCTGCGCGATGCGGCCGAGAAGGCAAAAATTGAGCTGTCCGGCGTTCAGCAAACAGAAATCAATCAGCCTTTCATCACCATGGATGCGTCAGGCCCTAAACACTTGACCATGACCCTGACCCGCTCCAAACTGGAAAGCCTGACTCACCACTTGGTCGAGCGCACACGCGAGCCTTGCCTCAAAGCGCTGAAAGATGCCGGACTCTCAAAAGACGACATCGGCGAAGTCATTCTCGTAGGAGGAATGACCCGTATGCCTGCTGTACAAGAAGTGGTCAAGACCATATTCGGAAAAGAGGGCCATAAGGGCGTCAACCCCGACGAAGTCGTGGCCGTTGGAGCTGCCATCCAAGGCGGAGTCTTAACAGGGGTCGTCAAAGACGTGCTTCTGCTGGATGTCACGCCATTGACACTGGGAATTGAAACGCTGGGCGGCGTGATGACTCCGCTTGTTGAGCGCAATACCACTATTCCAACGCAGAAAAAGCAGATTTTCTCCACAGCAGCCGATAATCAGCCCGCTGTGACGATCCGCGTTCTGCAGGGTGAGCGCAAGATGGCCAACGACAACAAGGAAATCGGCCGCTTCGACTTAGCTGATATTCCACCAGCTCCACGTGGCATGCCTCAAGTTGAGGTCGCTTTCGACATCGATGCCGACGGTATTTTGCATGTCTCTGCGAAAGATCTGTCCAGCGGAAAAGAGCAAAAGATCCGCATTGAAGCGCAATCCGGTCTGCAAGAAGAAGAAATCAAGCGCATGGTCAGGGATGCTGAATTGCATGCCGAAGAAGATAAAAAGCGCAAAGAGGAAGTCGAAATTCGCAATGAAGCGGACTCCTTGGCTTTCCGTGCGCAAAAGGCCTTGGATGAGTACAAGGATAAAGTGCCGCAAGACGTGGCCAATGACGTAGCCAACAAGATCGATGCCGTCAAAAAGGCCCTGGAAAGCAATGATGTGGCACGCATTCGCGCTGCTAAAGATGATCTGGAAAAGCACATGCAGCACATCGGCGAAGCCATGGCAAAAGCCGGACAGCATCCTGGCGGCTCTCAACAAGCAGGCGCAGGCAGCTCCTTTACAGGCGGAGAAGGCCAGCACCAAGGCCCAGGTGGGCAGCAACAACAGCAACAACGTCAGCCGGGCGGAAAATCTCCCGATGACATCGAAGAAGCTGAAGTAGAAATCATCGACGACAATAAGCCTTAA
- the hrcA gene encoding heat-inducible transcriptional repressor HrcA: MKSVPIKRLGKQDRERKVLLGLVDYYIRTGKPVGSNTLKEAGFGDLSSATIRNYFANLEEEGYLLQSHSSGGRIPTHLAYRAYAHAHASSDKIGLASDSFADLKEVESREIAAFLQQAAEKLSQVTNCAVFLSAPRFDHDFIRDLKLVPLDAYRCLCILITDFGVIQTEVMHLPVKLSSFAIKRIECYFHWRLTNLGQPENLEPEEEAIGQSFYNELMLRYIVGYSNFIDEDLYRTGFSRLLVYPDFQDTSLLASGLSLFENAHSMRLLLKECKALDQLKFWIGDDLDAYASSSPSCSVLAIPYYINKKAVGAVGLLGPMRMPYQTLFQVLREFSENVSETLTRNIYKFKISFRQPETNMLYLQKEEHRLIGQSRLMLLEDKRETDNL; this comes from the coding sequence ATGAAATCCGTTCCAATTAAACGACTGGGAAAACAAGATCGCGAGCGCAAGGTTTTGCTTGGTTTGGTTGATTACTATATCAGGACTGGCAAGCCTGTGGGATCGAATACCTTAAAAGAAGCAGGCTTTGGAGATTTAAGCTCGGCGACTATTCGCAATTATTTTGCGAATTTAGAAGAAGAAGGCTATTTGCTTCAATCTCATTCTTCCGGAGGGCGCATTCCGACTCATTTAGCCTATCGCGCCTATGCGCATGCGCATGCTTCTTCGGACAAAATTGGCCTAGCAAGCGATTCATTCGCCGACTTAAAAGAAGTTGAGTCGAGAGAGATTGCGGCTTTTCTACAGCAAGCGGCAGAAAAGCTGAGCCAGGTGACGAATTGCGCGGTTTTTTTATCGGCTCCGCGTTTCGACCATGACTTTATCCGCGATTTGAAATTAGTTCCCTTGGACGCTTACCGCTGTTTATGTATTTTGATTACGGACTTTGGCGTCATTCAAACGGAAGTGATGCATTTGCCAGTGAAGCTCTCTTCTTTTGCCATCAAGCGTATCGAATGCTACTTTCATTGGCGTTTGACAAATTTGGGACAGCCGGAGAATTTGGAGCCTGAAGAAGAAGCCATTGGCCAGAGTTTTTATAATGAACTCATGCTGCGTTATATTGTTGGATATTCCAATTTTATCGATGAGGATTTATATCGGACAGGATTTTCGCGGCTGCTCGTTTATCCCGATTTTCAAGATACAAGCCTATTGGCTAGCGGATTGTCCTTATTTGAAAATGCCCATAGCATGCGCCTCTTGCTCAAGGAATGTAAAGCATTGGATCAATTGAAATTTTGGATTGGGGACGATCTAGATGCCTATGCCAGTTCAAGTCCTAGTTGTTCGGTCCTTGCCATTCCTTACTATATCAATAAGAAGGCGGTAGGGGCAGTCGGGCTGTTAGGTCCCATGCGAATGCCTTATCAAACGCTATTTCAAGTATTGAGGGAATTTTCCGAGAATGTCAGCGAAACGTTAACGCGAAACATCTATAAATTTAAGATTAGCTTTCGCCAACCCGAGACAAATATGCTTTATTTGCAAAAAGAAGAGCACCGATTAATTGGACAATCTCGTTTAATGCTTTTAGAAGACAAACGAGAAACAGATAATCTTTAG
- a CDS encoding NAD-glutamate dehydrogenase domain-containing protein, with protein sequence MEKSDYLPSSNLSQAIQQESEKFQEYYLWLEAAMPATFFEEVSRDNLMLITHSLMGFDLQDYFSMINLKSAAIALCLDSPDADLRILRNYTLYGIKNYQSYVSKIPFPGTNSLLRVATIDFTGAIETTDHSFLEEWRSSLRTLVKQENPDITDQDFEQLLPKMSSMFLHSLPPERLAIALNMLYRAQTRDNCQYEARYEENWNEKDSASMHIMLAWRNTPKHNFLYRLAQVVHRHGLSMRRVNATYMDPYSKQSVLVMALSLHGSNGQPVWDVADIPDFLREMATIKYFETGDRIDERLVNPRIISGNMGNLLRAMVNFIHQALVHIDSNLYTVENIEEALCRHPELTLQLCEAFRFKFDPHNHNIDRFIEARKRFLNDVSQLDTGQESNDTRRKNVLRQGMNFVSHTLKTNFYRLNYTALSFRLDPKYLDEIPFDRSKKFPEIPYAIFYMRGMHFFGFHIRFKDLARGGLRTVYPEQLEQMLAERNNVFTECYNLAWTQHKKNKDIPEGGAKAVLFLKPFDQIDSESQILKRELEWLRLEPQEVEQRVRHFRQEQKVEYLYQSQRAFIQSLITIVNCDPDGKIRARYIIDYWKKPEYIYLGPDENMHDFMIQWIANFSKRYDYKPKGAFISSKPVTGINHKEYGVTSLGVNVYMHQVLEYMGIHPEKDVFTVKMSGGPDGDVAGNQLLNLYHFYPHTAKLIALTDGTGTIRDEQGLDLGIIKDLFYQGKGICFYPPDKLSPGSFLVNKGRKRYPSAYIQETLCWRKSEGKVVEDWLSGSDTNHLLRYNLHQAKTDIFIPAGGRPRTLNETNIQEFLDETGKPTSRAIIEGANLYLNPAARKYLEEKGVLIVKDSSANKGGVICSSFEVLCGLALDDETFIEHKAILVKEILERIKLCALNEADLLLRTHKQTGEFLTDISEKISARINQYTYQLLDYLDLLPLPSSFQDPMIRSFLNYCLPTLRNQFAVELLNEIPEHHKKAIIACHLASYMVYKKGLDWSPSIVDILPLILSGTALTS encoded by the coding sequence ATGGAAAAATCAGATTACCTCCCATCCAGCAACCTCTCCCAAGCTATTCAGCAGGAAAGCGAAAAATTCCAGGAATATTATTTGTGGTTAGAAGCCGCTATGCCCGCTACTTTCTTTGAAGAAGTCAGCCGAGACAATTTGATGTTGATCACCCACAGCTTGATGGGGTTCGATCTTCAAGATTATTTTTCCATGATCAACTTAAAGAGCGCTGCCATTGCACTCTGTCTAGATAGCCCTGATGCGGATCTGCGCATTTTGCGCAACTATACGCTGTATGGCATCAAAAACTATCAGTCTTATGTGTCTAAGATTCCCTTTCCCGGCACTAATTCTCTCTTGCGAGTTGCCACAATCGATTTTACAGGCGCCATAGAAACAACCGACCATAGCTTTCTAGAAGAGTGGCGATCTTCTTTACGCACTTTAGTCAAGCAAGAAAATCCGGATATTACCGATCAGGATTTCGAGCAGCTATTGCCTAAGATGAGTTCCATGTTCTTGCATTCCCTTCCTCCTGAGCGGCTGGCTATTGCCTTGAATATGCTTTATCGAGCACAAACGCGAGATAACTGCCAATACGAGGCCCGCTACGAAGAAAATTGGAATGAAAAAGACTCTGCCTCCATGCATATCATGCTGGCCTGGCGCAATACGCCCAAGCATAATTTTCTTTATCGTCTGGCTCAAGTCGTCCATCGGCATGGCCTTAGCATGCGGCGCGTCAATGCGACTTATATGGATCCCTACAGCAAGCAAAGCGTGTTGGTCATGGCCCTGAGCTTGCACGGCAGCAATGGACAGCCCGTTTGGGATGTAGCCGATATCCCCGATTTTTTGCGGGAAATGGCCACCATTAAATATTTTGAAACAGGCGATCGCATTGATGAGCGACTGGTAAATCCCCGCATTATCTCCGGAAATATGGGCAATCTGCTGCGCGCCATGGTCAACTTTATTCATCAAGCCCTTGTCCACATTGACAGCAACTTATACACGGTAGAAAATATCGAAGAAGCGTTATGCCGCCATCCCGAGCTTACCCTACAGCTTTGCGAAGCTTTCAGGTTTAAATTCGATCCCCACAACCACAATATTGACCGCTTTATTGAAGCGCGCAAGCGCTTTTTAAACGATGTTTCCCAATTGGATACCGGGCAAGAGAGCAACGACACCCGTCGGAAAAATGTGTTGCGCCAAGGCATGAATTTCGTCAGCCATACTCTTAAGACAAACTTTTATCGCTTAAATTATACAGCGTTGAGCTTTCGCTTGGATCCCAAATATCTCGATGAAATTCCCTTCGACCGCAGCAAGAAATTTCCGGAAATTCCCTATGCTATCTTTTATATGCGCGGCATGCATTTTTTTGGCTTTCACATTCGCTTTAAAGATTTGGCCCGCGGAGGCCTGCGCACGGTTTATCCCGAACAGCTCGAACAGATGCTGGCCGAGCGCAATAATGTTTTTACTGAATGCTACAATTTGGCGTGGACGCAGCATAAGAAAAATAAAGACATTCCGGAAGGAGGCGCTAAGGCGGTCTTATTTCTTAAGCCTTTTGATCAAATTGATTCGGAATCCCAAATCCTCAAACGAGAACTTGAATGGCTGCGCTTAGAACCCCAAGAAGTCGAACAGCGCGTCCGCCATTTCCGCCAAGAACAGAAAGTCGAATACCTCTATCAATCCCAGCGCGCCTTTATTCAAAGCCTTATTACCATCGTCAATTGCGATCCGGATGGCAAAATTCGCGCCAGATACATTATCGATTATTGGAAAAAGCCTGAATATATCTATTTAGGACCTGATGAGAATATGCATGATTTTATGATCCAATGGATCGCCAACTTTAGCAAAAGATATGACTATAAGCCCAAAGGCGCCTTTATTTCGAGCAAGCCCGTCACAGGGATTAACCATAAAGAATATGGTGTCACCTCTTTAGGCGTCAATGTATACATGCACCAAGTCTTGGAATATATGGGCATCCATCCAGAAAAAGACGTTTTTACGGTCAAAATGTCAGGCGGACCGGACGGAGATGTCGCAGGCAACCAGCTTCTCAACCTCTATCATTTTTATCCCCACACAGCCAAACTTATTGCTTTAACGGACGGGACCGGCACAATCCGGGATGAACAAGGACTAGACTTGGGCATCATCAAAGATTTATTTTATCAGGGAAAGGGAATTTGCTTTTATCCTCCCGACAAATTATCTCCTGGAAGCTTCCTGGTAAACAAAGGGCGTAAGCGCTATCCCTCCGCTTATATTCAAGAGACGCTCTGCTGGCGCAAGAGCGAGGGCAAAGTTGTCGAAGACTGGCTGTCAGGAAGCGATACGAACCATCTTCTGCGCTATAACCTGCACCAAGCCAAAACGGATATTTTCATTCCTGCCGGCGGACGCCCTCGCACCCTAAACGAAACGAATATCCAAGAGTTCCTGGATGAAACAGGCAAACCCACTTCACGCGCCATCATTGAAGGCGCCAATCTCTATCTCAATCCGGCCGCACGCAAGTATCTAGAAGAAAAAGGCGTCTTAATCGTCAAAGACAGCTCGGCCAATAAAGGTGGGGTCATCTGCTCTTCCTTTGAAGTCTTATGCGGTCTTGCCCTGGATGATGAAACATTTATTGAGCATAAAGCCATCCTGGTAAAAGAAATTTTAGAAAGAATCAAGTTATGCGCCTTAAATGAAGCCGATTTATTGCTTCGAACCCATAAACAAACAGGCGAATTTTTAACTGACATTTCGGAAAAAATTTCCGCCAGAATCAATCAATATACCTACCAGCTTTTGGATTACTTGGATTTATTACCCCTGCCTTCTAGCTTTCAAGACCCCATGATCCGCAGCTTTCTCAACTACTGCTTACCCACTCTGCGCAATCAATTTGCCGTTGAATTGCTCAATGAAATCCCCGAACATCACAAAAAAGCAATTATTGCGTGCCACCTGGCCTCTTATATGGTTTATAAAAAAGGATTGGATTGGTCCCCTTCTATCGTAGATATTTTGCCCCTAATTTTATCAGGAACCGCTTTAACAAGTTAA
- a CDS encoding heavy metal translocating P-type ATPase yields the protein MTETVAIPRPPHVKPAVFEEFFGTGKEEVASPFLTPRARKWAANLTLKTSLVAMGLLILAFLLSFSSSAQPLSSLFLVGVYFLAGIPSLIEAIEDLADFDINIDTLMTLAAFSSVLIGSGMEGGLLLVLFSLSGSIEDAVTAKAKGSLNQLHKLSPSKATVLDARGHLRERAVKDIVMGTHILVRAGEIVPLDGIVIDGISSVNLVHLTGENMPITKKKGDEVPAGARNLEGTLTLLVTHTSADSTMTRIIQLVTQAQEAKPRLQRWFDRFSRTYALAIILLSAFFALTFPFLLSIPFLGFEGSLYRALAFLIAASPCALILALPIAYLSAVSACARKGILLKGGIVLDALAQCSIIAFDKTGTLTTGELSFNGLRSIGPSQLQASQKEILAIAYALEKNAVHPIARAITTYAQEKNILSFPLQHFKSIPGYGIEASVEWKHAFYPAFMGHPDYVQDRLTSFQQQQLEAAVEAVRQDGHLLAILLFGPDLYLFTFQDNPRPYIKDTVHRLKQTGDWELLMLTGDHETSARRIAKELGVDEFYANLRPEHKLEHVTRLAQDKGLAMVGDGINDAPALARATVGICMGKIGSGTAVDAADVVLLHDNLESLDWLMAKAQKTRSIVQENLVIAIGAIFIASFPALAGWVPLWLAVVMHEGGTVLVGLNALRLLR from the coding sequence ATGACCGAGACCGTTGCCATCCCCCGCCCCCCACATGTCAAGCCTGCCGTTTTCGAAGAATTCTTCGGAACAGGCAAAGAAGAGGTCGCAAGCCCTTTTTTAACACCCCGAGCAAGAAAATGGGCTGCCAATTTAACGCTTAAAACCTCGTTAGTTGCAATGGGACTGCTTATTTTGGCCTTTTTGCTGTCTTTTTCCTCTTCAGCCCAGCCCCTTTCGTCTTTATTCCTTGTCGGCGTCTATTTTCTTGCCGGCATTCCCTCCCTCATTGAAGCCATTGAAGACCTAGCCGATTTCGACATCAATATCGACACCCTCATGACTTTGGCGGCCTTTTCTTCTGTGTTGATTGGAAGCGGCATGGAAGGGGGATTGCTTTTAGTCTTATTTTCCCTATCCGGATCCATTGAAGACGCCGTGACGGCGAAAGCCAAAGGCTCCCTCAATCAATTGCATAAGCTATCGCCTTCAAAGGCAACCGTTTTGGATGCGCGAGGCCACCTGCGAGAAAGAGCGGTTAAAGATATTGTCATGGGAACGCATATTCTGGTAAGGGCCGGAGAAATCGTCCCCTTAGACGGAATTGTCATTGACGGCATTTCTAGCGTCAATTTAGTTCACTTAACCGGTGAAAACATGCCCATTACAAAAAAAAAGGGAGATGAAGTCCCGGCAGGAGCGCGTAATTTGGAAGGAACGCTTACCTTGCTTGTCACGCATACGAGTGCCGATTCCACCATGACGCGCATTATTCAACTGGTTACGCAAGCGCAAGAAGCCAAGCCCAGGTTGCAGCGCTGGTTCGACCGTTTTAGCCGAACCTATGCGTTAGCGATTATTTTGCTTTCCGCTTTCTTTGCTTTAACATTTCCCTTTCTCTTATCCATTCCCTTTCTAGGTTTTGAAGGTTCGCTGTATCGCGCATTGGCCTTCTTAATTGCCGCTTCCCCTTGTGCGCTTATTTTAGCCCTCCCCATTGCTTATTTGAGCGCTGTCAGTGCATGTGCACGCAAGGGAATATTGCTTAAAGGTGGAATTGTCTTGGATGCGTTGGCTCAATGCTCCATCATTGCCTTTGATAAAACGGGAACGCTGACAACAGGCGAGCTTTCTTTTAATGGACTTCGCTCCATTGGTCCTTCTCAATTGCAAGCCTCTCAAAAAGAGATCCTGGCCATTGCTTATGCCTTAGAAAAAAATGCTGTCCATCCCATTGCCAGAGCCATTACTACTTATGCGCAGGAAAAAAATATCCTCTCTTTTCCTCTCCAACACTTCAAATCCATCCCCGGCTATGGAATTGAAGCCTCAGTAGAGTGGAAGCACGCCTTCTATCCGGCTTTCATGGGGCATCCGGATTACGTTCAAGATCGATTAACTTCTTTTCAGCAACAACAGTTGGAAGCAGCCGTCGAAGCTGTCCGCCAAGACGGACATCTCCTAGCCATTTTGCTTTTTGGGCCTGACTTATATCTTTTCACCTTTCAGGACAATCCACGTCCCTATATTAAGGATACCGTTCACAGGCTTAAGCAAACGGGCGATTGGGAATTGTTAATGTTAACAGGAGACCATGAAACAAGCGCTAGGCGGATTGCAAAGGAATTGGGAGTCGACGAATTTTATGCAAATCTGCGTCCTGAACATAAACTCGAGCACGTCACCCGCCTTGCTCAAGACAAGGGATTGGCCATGGTGGGAGATGGCATAAATGATGCACCGGCTTTAGCCCGTGCTACGGTGGGAATCTGCATGGGAAAAATTGGCAGCGGAACAGCCGTTGATGCAGCAGATGTCGTGCTCTTGCACGACAACCTTGAATCGCTCGATTGGCTCATGGCCAAAGCTCAAAAAACCAGATCCATTGTTCAGGAAAATTTGGTGATTGCCATTGGAGCCATCTTCATCGCCAGCTTTCCGGCCCTAGCGGGATGGGTGCCTTTATGGTTAGCCGTCGTCATGCACGAAGGAGGCACGGTCTTAGTGGGACTCAATGCCTTGCGCTTACTGAGATAA
- a CDS encoding phosphotransferase family protein, with amino-acid sequence MQEEEQIRALLDLIGLSEFTSIEKVTKGFEASIFRLENKQGTRLALKIYPLSGALSMTRESLVLQHLAAFPFIAPRVLKEGRWEKGFYLIEEWRKGEPLSAYLLSHPAEMQDVGYQFGQWQARLHAIPLPQEISTLLFWKPLIETPQLEAIQQQAVPDTLCHFDFHPGNILIEGGKIASILDFGVARQADRRADLGITQTLLDVGPLLFDVDPQILSSFIYGWRTGYQSEAGAFPLIPLFHTWAAYYVLNRSRRAFPPTAQTLRFLNRLDGYAKEQGHLYGIL; translated from the coding sequence ATGCAGGAGGAAGAACAGATCAGGGCCTTGCTTGATTTAATCGGACTTTCAGAGTTTACTTCTATAGAAAAAGTTACTAAAGGATTTGAAGCCTCTATTTTCCGTCTGGAGAACAAGCAAGGAACAAGGCTTGCCTTAAAAATTTATCCTTTGTCTGGGGCCCTGTCAATGACAAGAGAAAGCCTTGTGCTTCAGCACCTTGCCGCTTTTCCCTTTATTGCGCCTCGCGTGTTGAAAGAAGGGCGCTGGGAAAAGGGATTTTATTTAATAGAAGAATGGAGAAAAGGCGAACCGCTATCGGCCTATCTCCTGTCTCACCCCGCAGAAATGCAAGATGTGGGCTATCAATTTGGCCAATGGCAAGCCCGTCTGCACGCCATTCCTCTTCCTCAGGAGATATCCACTCTATTGTTTTGGAAACCGTTAATTGAAACGCCTCAATTGGAGGCGATTCAGCAGCAAGCCGTGCCGGATACGCTTTGTCATTTTGACTTTCACCCAGGAAATATTTTAATAGAAGGGGGAAAAATTGCCAGTATCTTAGATTTTGGCGTTGCTAGGCAAGCCGACCGTCGAGCGGATTTGGGAATTACGCAAACGCTTTTAGATGTAGGCCCTCTCTTATTTGACGTCGATCCTCAGATTTTATCTTCTTTTATATATGGATGGAGAACAGGCTATCAGTCCGAGGCCGGCGCTTTCCCTTTAATCCCGCTGTTTCACACGTGGGCTGCCTATTATGTACTAAATCGATCGCGGCGCGCCTTTCCTCCGACTGCTCAAACCCTTCGCTTTTTAAACCGCCTTGATGGCTATGCAAAAGAACAAGGACATTTATATGGAATCCTTTAA
- a CDS encoding nucleotidyltransferase family protein — MESFNSQTVGLILAAGLSSRFGFSKALIKVQGRPLVERLVQLYATCCQSVCVVTGFQAEAVAQALKESKAQVIYNPQYEQGVLTSLMIGLKEALRLAPHAKGILISPVDFPLDDEEVSKKIIANAEQSSCLIAIPTYQDRKGYPIWISSEAIRLLIKPQSELSKEEEELKKLLLEIPKGISIFHPPPEAAAWISYIPVPNPDILVNFNTIEAFLKWRLFSQKF, encoded by the coding sequence ATGGAATCCTTTAATTCCCAGACTGTCGGGCTTATTCTGGCTGCCGGCCTCTCTTCCCGTTTCGGCTTTTCCAAGGCTCTTATCAAAGTACAAGGGAGGCCCCTTGTAGAAAGGCTTGTCCAGCTTTATGCCACTTGCTGCCAAAGCGTCTGTGTCGTAACGGGATTTCAAGCCGAAGCTGTTGCCCAGGCCTTAAAGGAAAGCAAAGCGCAAGTCATCTATAATCCGCAGTATGAGCAAGGCGTTTTGACCTCTTTAATGATCGGCCTTAAGGAAGCATTAAGACTCGCTCCTCATGCCAAAGGCATATTGATCAGCCCCGTCGATTTTCCTCTCGATGATGAAGAAGTTTCAAAAAAAATCATTGCAAATGCGGAGCAAAGCTCTTGTTTGATCGCCATTCCCACTTACCAAGACAGGAAAGGCTATCCCATTTGGATCAGCAGCGAAGCCATCCGCCTTTTGATTAAGCCGCAGTCGGAGCTATCTAAAGAAGAAGAAGAATTGAAAAAACTGCTCCTTGAAATTCCCAAGGGAATCTCCATTTTCCATCCGCCACCAGAAGCCGCGGCGTGGATCAGCTATATTCCCGTTCCGAATCCGGATATTTTGGTCAATTTTAATACGATCGAGGCTTTTCTAAAATGGCGCCTTTTTTCCCAAAAGTTTTAA
- the grpE gene encoding nucleotide exchange factor GrpE — translation MVDQDAFNTEQENGKPSEGEQAAEFESAPNKPKQVLITDEDLKALQREALDYKDKYLRLLADAENARKRMQKERQEMTRYAVENLIVDFLRPIDNLENALKFAQEMSEEVKNWAFGFQMILAQFKDVLANNGVLSIDSLGTQFDPHMHEAVEMVETTTEAPGIIVEECVRGYKMGDRIIRPARVKVAKAPTAKEEPR, via the coding sequence ATGGTTGATCAAGATGCCTTTAATACCGAACAAGAAAACGGCAAGCCATCCGAAGGAGAGCAGGCCGCGGAATTTGAATCTGCGCCCAATAAGCCTAAACAGGTCTTGATCACAGATGAAGATCTAAAAGCGCTGCAAAGAGAAGCGTTAGACTATAAGGATAAATATTTGCGTCTTCTTGCCGACGCCGAAAATGCGCGCAAGCGCATGCAGAAAGAGCGGCAAGAAATGACGCGCTATGCCGTGGAAAATTTGATCGTTGATTTTCTTCGTCCGATTGACAATTTAGAGAATGCCCTTAAGTTTGCTCAAGAAATGTCGGAAGAAGTGAAGAATTGGGCGTTTGGATTTCAAATGATCCTTGCTCAGTTTAAAGATGTTTTAGCCAATAATGGAGTCCTCTCGATCGATTCTCTTGGAACGCAGTTTGATCCGCATATGCATGAAGCCGTAGAGATGGTCGAGACAACAACAGAGGCTCCGGGAATAATTGTAGAAGAATGTGTACGTGGCTATAAAATGGGAGATCGCATCATTCGCCCCGCACGCGTCAAGGTGGCCAAAGCCCCAACCGCCAAAGAAGAGCCACGTTAA